A stretch of Fulvia fulva chromosome 4, complete sequence DNA encodes these proteins:
- a CDS encoding Diphthamide biosynthesis protein 4: MAVTMNYYQILGLDNSRNGKPLPASEVRQAYKQALLYHHPDKQAGGTARASIGSQVPSIDDITKAYKVLSDPASRSEYDRELRLQRPEDDEMGKLNTRHTGMETVDLEELDFDEDSECWTRPCRCGNQPAFVISEAELEKNADYGELVTGCKGCSLWLKVLFSVAD; the protein is encoded by the coding sequence ATGGCAGTCACGATGAACTACTACCAAATCCTCGGCCTTGACAACAGCAGGAACGGGAAACCTCTCCCAGCATCAGAAGTCAGACAAGCATACAAGCAAGCTCTTCTCTACCACCATCCGGATAAACAGGCAGGAGGAACTGCTCGAGCGAGCATTGGAAGCCAGGTTCCAAGCATCGACGATATCACAAAGGCGTACAAAGTGCTCTCCGACCCTGCTTCGCGGTCTGAGTATGACCGCGAGCTGAGGTTACAGCGTCCAGAGGATGATGAGATGGGCAAACTCAACACTCGCCACACCGGGATGGAGACGGTTGACCTCGAGGAGCTGGACTTCGATGAAGACAGTGAGTGTTGGACGCGACCATGCCGATGTGGCAACCAGCCTGCTTTCGTTATCTCTGAGGCCGAGCTTGAGAAGAATGCAGACTATGGCGAGTTGGTGACAGGTTGCAAAGGCTGTAGTCTATGGCTCAAGGTGCTGTTCAGTGTGGCAGACTGA
- a CDS encoding SH3 domain-containing YSC84-like protein 1 has product MSGLKARALELLSAAKSGDPIQSLKRSVDAQTLWPESLDREADNAASILRSFFVDGFIVPYRTASSCPQEIIKKSQGLAVFHVLRDDLRSPAASGSGVILARSPDGKWSDTAGILVDFDLPKTSELEVIDVVLVFRDKQSLEAISRDDCVLGKTLRFSPGPLPKSDAGAEGYSTDSFLAPVWIYAKSKGHSIDLKLDGLKIYQAQDENDRYYGVHGISAKEILSGQAKGPSGGASTLRTTITALDTQSGDYSGLPASGSCPGDKRVRKGNSTNVTS; this is encoded by the exons ATGTCCGGCCTCAAGGCGAGAGCTCTCGAGCTGCTATCTGCAGCCAAATCAGGCGATCCTATCCAGAGCCTAAAGCGAAGCGTAGATGCGCAAACACTATGGCCTGAATCTCTTGACAGAGAAGCCGATAATGCTGCTTCGATCCTGCGATCATTCTTCGTCGACGGCTTCATTGTGCCGTACAGGACCGCCTCGTCCTGTCCACAGGAA ATTATCAAGAAAAGCCAGGGCCTGGCTGTGTTCCATGTCCTGCGAGATGACCTGCGGTCTCCAGCCGCAAGTGGTAGTGGCGTGATTCTAGCTCGTTCTCCGGATGGCAAGTGGTCTGACACGGCTGGTATTCTGGTCGACTTTGACCTGCCAAAGACCTCCGAGCTAGAAGTGATCGATGTCGTGCTTGTCTTCAGAGACAAGCAGAGCCTCGAAGCGATCTCCAGGGACGACTGCGTTCTCGGCAAGACCCTGCGATTCTCCCCGGGCCCATTACCGAAGAGTGATGCTGGCGCTGAAGGGTACTCCACGGACAGCTTTCTGGCTCCAGTCTGGATATACGCCAAGAGCAAGGGTCACTCTATCGATCTCAAACTCGATGGTCTCAAGATCTATCAAGCCCAGGACGAGAATGATCGATATTATGGCGTGCATGGCATCTCTGCGAAAGAGATTCTGTCAGGCCAGGCGAAAGGTCCTTCTGGGGGTGCCTCCACTCTGCGCACTACCATCACAGCTCTCGACACGCAGAGTGGAGACTATAGCGGACTGCCAGCATCTGGCAGTTGTCCAGGTGACAAGCGTGTGCGGAAGGGCAACAGTACCAATGTTACATCGTAA
- a CDS encoding putative glucan endo-1,3-beta-glucosidase eglC: MRFTSLLALAGAAAAQYKGFNYGATMNDGTVRTQQDFVNEFNRAKSLQGTSGFTSARLYTMIQGGTPNTVSSAIPAAIDTQTSLLLGLWASAGEDAFKQELTALENAIKQYGTRFTSLIAGISVGSEDLYRVSPTGIENKSGAGSTPDALVSYIKQVRSTISGTAASGAKIGHVDTWTAWVNGSNAAVINAVDWLGFDGYPYYETTVSNSIANGASLFFESYNATVGVAQGKEVWVTETGWPVQGPTAGQAVASVQNAATYWQDVACRILSNTNTWWFTLHDPQPSTSDISFGLVGNDLNTAPLYDLTCKNGNTKGKPAASTSAPSSSAASPTKLTNVADSSTIKIATTPNIQSPPPASQYASGKTQTVYSSTVVTITSCPGGCPKSQTTLATKPATSPAGSAAVSTIPAASATAPASNGKDCPTNLKGQYEYPHLIVPVDSQNPKKAYGTSYNGTITPTISSIFNFDIPASDAGKTCSLVFLFPAQKHLQTSAYKFNGEGGLKISELKAPATEQTTYETVPAASGGSKIVGGVAPGNEYLVFSRACAAGQRIAFELSSTDGLDLSFFQDYNPSAIGAYVTVC; the protein is encoded by the exons ATGCGTTTTACTTCCCTTCTGGCCTTGGCCGGTGCTGCCGCTGCGCAGTACAAAGGTTTCAACTATG GCGCAACGATGAATGATGGCACCGTAAGGACTCAGCAAGACTTCGTGAACGAGTTCAACCGCGCAAAGAGCCTTCAGGGTACCTCTGGCTTCACGAGTGCTCGTCTATACACTATGATCCAGGGTGGCACGCCAAACACAGTCTCTTCTGCCATCCCAGCTGCGATCGACACCCAGACCTCTCTACTACTAGGCCTGTGGGCCAGCGCCGGCGAGGATGCTTTCAAGCAAGAATTGACGGCTCTTGAGAACGCCATCAAGCAGTATGGCACTCGCTTCACTTCCCTCATTGCTGGTATCTCCGTTGGCTCTGAGGACCTGTACCGCGTATCGCCCACTGGCATCGAGAACAAGAGTGGCGCCGGCTCCACCCCAGATGCGCTAGTCAGCTACATCAAGCAGGTTCGCAGTACCATCTCAGGTACCGCAGCATCTGGCGCAAAGATTGGTCACGTCGACACTTGGACTGCGTGGGTTAACGGCTCGAATGCCGCTGTCATCAATGCTGTCGACTGGCTCGGGTTTGACGGCTACCCATACTACGAGACGACTGTTTCCAACAGCATTGCCAATGGTGCATCGCTCTTCTTCGAGTCGTACAACGCCACTGTCGGTGTGGCTCAAGGGAAGGAGGTTTGGGTCACAGAAACGGGTTGGCCAGTCCAAGGTCCCACCGCAGGTCAAGCCGTTGCAAGCGTCCAGAACGCCGCGACCTACTGGCAGGATGTGGCTTGCCGTATCCTGAGCAACACCAACACCTGGTGGTTCACTCTCCATGATCCACAGCCGAGCACTTCCGACATCTCCTTCGGCCTTGTCGGCAACGACTTGAACACCGCCCCACTCTACGACCTGACCTGCAAGAACGGCAACACTAAAGGCAAACCCGCTGCCAGCACTTCGGCACCATCTTCCAGCGCCGCTTCACCAACCAAGCTAACCAACGTCGCCGACTCTTCCACCATCAAGATCGCCACCACACCAAACATCCAGTCCCCGCCTCCTGCTAGCCAGTATGCCAGCGGCAAAACCCAAACCGTCTACAGCTCCACCGTCGTCACCATCACAAGCTGCCCCGGCGGCTGCCCCAAGAGCCAAACAACCCTCGCAACCAAGCCAGCCACATCCCCCGCCGGCTCCGCCGCAGTGTCGACAATTCCAGCCGCCAGCGCCACCGCTCCAGCTAGCAACGGCAAGGACTGCCCAACGAACCTCAAAGGCCAGTACGAGTACCCACACCTGATCGTCCCCGTCGACTCCCAAAACCCTAAGAAGGCTTACGGCACCTCATACAACGGCACCATCACGCCAACAATTAGCAGCATTTTCAACTTCGACATTCCCGCCTCCGACGCGGGCAAGACGTGCTCACTCGTCTTCCTGTTCCCGGCGCAGAAGCATTTGCAGACGAGTGCGTACAAGTTTAACGGTGAGGGTGGACTCAAAATTTCTGAGTTGAAGGCGCCTGCTACTGAGCAGACTACGTATGAGACTGTTCCGGCTGCGAGTGGGGGTAGCAAGATTGTTGGAGGTGTGGCGCCGGGGAATGAGTACCTGGTTTTCAGCCGTGCGTGTGCTGCTGGCCAGAGGATCGCATTCGAGCTCTCGAGCACCGACGGACTTGACCTGAGCTTCTTCCAGGACTATAATCCGAGCGCTATTGGGGCTTATGTCACTGTTTGCTAG
- a CDS encoding Bax inhibitor 1, whose amino-acid sequence MAANTKYTPAPQRDSLDEPQYSQAPPSYQAEPLLNEPRSDDDNVPDDFKFGGSVAEATLPIRMQFIRKVYAILTAQILLTTVISSISFFSDSFRGWIQSNQWMMWVSLFGAIGFMLLTFWKRKSFPMNLIFLGVFTALEAYSIAVITSFYESRIVLQALVFTAGIFVFLSLFACQTKYDFTSWMPYLFGALWVLILFGFMSAFFPHTKTVELGYGIVAALIFSGYILVDTQLIIRHYHVEEEIAAAISLYLDILNLFLAILRILNSQNNN is encoded by the exons ATGGCAGCGAACACCAAGTACACCCCGGCGCCGCAGCGCGACAGCCTGGACGAACCGCAATACTCCCAGGCGCCACCCAGCTACCAGGCCGAACCACTCCTTAACGAGCCCAGAAGCGACGACGACAATGTGCCCGATGATTTCAAG TTCGGCGGCTCCGTCGCAGAAGCCACCCTCCCAATCCGCATGCAATTCATCCGCAAGGTCTACGCCATCCTCACCGCGCAAATCCTCCTCACGACCGTCATATCCTCCATCTCCTTCTTCTCCGACTCCTTCCGCGGCTGGATCCAGTCGAATCAGTGGATGATGTGGGTGTCGCTCTTTGGGGCCATCGGCTTCATGCTCCTCACATTCTGGAAGAGAAAGAGCTTCCCAATGAACTTGATTTTCCTGGGAGTGTTCACGGCGCTGGAGGCATACTCGATTGCGGTCATAACAAGTTTCTACGAGTCGAGGATCGTGCTGCAGGCGCTGGTCTTTACGGCGGGAATCTTCGTGTTCTTGAGTCTGTTTGCTTGCCAGACCAAGTATGACTTCACGAGCTGGATGCCGTATCTGTTCGGAGCACTGTGGGTCTTGATCCTTTTCGGGTTCATGTCTGCGTTCTTCCCACACACGAAGACGGTCGAGCTGGGATACGGAATTGTGGCTGCCTTGATCTTCAGCGGATACATTCTGGTGGACACGCAGCTCATCATCAGGCACTACCACGTGGAGGAGGAGATCGCTGCGGCCATCTCGCTCTACTTGGACATCCTGAACCTGTTCTTGGCCATCCTCCGGATTCTGAACAGccagaacaacaactga